TTAAGGAATATGGTAAAGGTAGACGTTTTTTAGGTAGATTAGATTATGAGAGTGATATTATTGAAGAGATAGAGGGATTTGCCACTAGTATGGATATAACTACAGCCTATGTACAGGTAATAGGGGCTCTAAAGAAAGTTAAGATAGGATATTATGATCAAGACGAAAGGGTATATAAAGAACTGAACTTTGATAGACACCTTGAAATTATACAATGTGCAGGTAATCTCACCTTAAAAGATAATAAACCCAAAGCTCACTTACATATAACTTTAGGGGATGAAGAAGGGAATACTTTTTCGGGTCACTTAATGGAAGGTAGTGTGGTGTTTGCAGGGGAAGCTTATTTTGATGAGCTAAGAGGAGAACCGCTTCATAGAGGATATGACGAAACCACAGGATTGCCATTATGGGAAAATATCTAATGGAGGTGCTATTTTGACTAAGAAAAAAGTTTATATTACTGGTGATATACCAAGAAACGGGATAGATATGTTAAGAGAGAATTATCACGTAGAGGTCTTTGACTCAGAGGCTCCTATAACTGAAGATGTGTTAAAAGAAAAAATTAAAGGTTGTGATGGCCTTGTATCAATGGTTGGGGACCCTGTCACAAGTGACGTAATTGAGGAGTCAGGCAACTTAAAAGTAATAGCTAATTATGGTGTTGGTTATGATAATATCGATGTTGATAGAGCTACCCAAAAAGGGATTAAAGTTACAAATACTCCTGGGGTACTTCATGAAACAACTGCAGACCTTACATTTTCTTTGATTCTTGGAGTTATGAGGCGTACTGTAGAATCTGACAAATTTCTTAGAGATAATAACTTCAAAGGTTGGAAACCACAGCTTTTTTTGGGCAATGACGTATATGGCAAGAGGCTTGGCATAATTGGAATGGGAGAAATAGGGGAAGCCGTTGCCAAAAGAGCTAGAGGGTTTGAGATGGATGTTCTGTATAACAAGAGAACACCCCTTTCTGGTGAAGAAGAAAATAGGCTAGGGGTAAAATACTCTGATATTGAAGATATAGTCAAAACTTCTGATATAATCACACTTCATGTTCCGCTGACCAAAGAGACCAAGCATCTTTTCACCAAAGAGGAGTTTAAAAAAATGAAAGATGATGCTTATCTGATTAATACTGCTAGAGGTCCTGTTGTAAAAGAAGATGACCTTGTCTGGGCTCTTGAAAACAGGGAGATAAAAGGTGCAGGATTAGATGTATTTGAAGAAGAACCGAAAGTCCATCCAGGTTTGATGAATAGGGAGGATTGTGTACTTTTGCCTCACATAGGAAGTGCTACAGAAGAATGCAGACAGGAGATGGCAGAAATAGCCTGCAAAAATGTTATTAAAGTTTTAGAAGGAAATAAGCCCATTACACCAGTAAATTAATTTTTGATTACGGGTTTTACCTAAAGGTGGAGGGAGTTTACTAATGAACTTAGTTGCAGATTTACACATCCATTCCATTTCAAGCGGGCATGCTTACAGTACAGTGTTAGAAATTGTCGAAGCTGCAGCAAAAATGGGACTGTCAATGATAGCCATAACTGATCATGGTCCAGCTATGCCTGGAGGGCCTCATCTTTATCACTTTGGAAATTTGAGGGTTTTACCATCTACCCTGTCTGGGGTGAGGGTATTAAAAGGTGTAGAAGCAAATATAATTGACCATGAAGGAAACTTAGATATACCTGAAAGATATCTCAAAAAATTAGATTGGATTTTGGCCGGGTTTCATCCGATCTGTTATCCCGGTGGTACCAGGGAAGAAAATACCAGGGCTATGTGCAGGGCTATAGAAAATCCTATGGTAGATGCAATAGTACATCCAGGTAATCCTCAATTTCCTGTCAATAAAGATAAAGTAGTAAAAACAGCGAAAAGGTTTAGCAAGATGATTGAGGTAAATAACAGCAGTTTAACAATATCTAGAGAAGGAAGCAAAGAAAACTGTGAAGAGATTGCTAAATTAGCTGCCCAGTATAATACCGGGATAGTAGTAGGTAGTGATGCACATTATGCTGGTTATGTGGGGGATATGGACGAAGCTACCAAAATACTGGTGGA
The Natranaerofaba carboxydovora genome window above contains:
- a CDS encoding PPC domain-containing DNA-binding protein codes for the protein MRFKEYGKGRRFLGRLDYESDIIEEIEGFATSMDITTAYVQVIGALKKVKIGYYDQDERVYKELNFDRHLEIIQCAGNLTLKDNKPKAHLHITLGDEEGNTFSGHLMEGSVVFAGEAYFDELRGEPLHRGYDETTGLPLWENI
- a CDS encoding 2-hydroxyacid dehydrogenase, which produces MTKKKVYITGDIPRNGIDMLRENYHVEVFDSEAPITEDVLKEKIKGCDGLVSMVGDPVTSDVIEESGNLKVIANYGVGYDNIDVDRATQKGIKVTNTPGVLHETTADLTFSLILGVMRRTVESDKFLRDNNFKGWKPQLFLGNDVYGKRLGIIGMGEIGEAVAKRARGFEMDVLYNKRTPLSGEEENRLGVKYSDIEDIVKTSDIITLHVPLTKETKHLFTKEEFKKMKDDAYLINTARGPVVKEDDLVWALENREIKGAGLDVFEEEPKVHPGLMNREDCVLLPHIGSATEECRQEMAEIACKNVIKVLEGNKPITPVN
- a CDS encoding phosphatase, giving the protein MNLVADLHIHSISSGHAYSTVLEIVEAAAKMGLSMIAITDHGPAMPGGPHLYHFGNLRVLPSTLSGVRVLKGVEANIIDHEGNLDIPERYLKKLDWILAGFHPICYPGGTREENTRAMCRAIENPMVDAIVHPGNPQFPVNKDKVVKTAKRFSKMIEVNNSSLTISREGSKENCEEIAKLAAQYNTGIVVGSDAHYAGYVGDMDEATKILVDAGVKEEQVINTSLEKIEKYIKNRN